The window AAATAAAAAGGCCCTCATTATCAGCTTTATCCTGGTAATGAGGGCATAAAAAAGGTAGCAGCTTATACTGTGCCACAGGGAGATGAAGGGATGAGCACAAAGCAGCTAAGCCTTTGGAGTCTCCTCCTCCCGGGATTAGAAAAGGTTCTATATGACAATAATCCCTGGTGGCGGGGCGAAAAGATCTTTGGTCTGCCAGGGATGAAAAGATGGGCATTCCAACCTGCACTCGAGAGGATTGAAAAAGGAATTCAAAACAGGAAAGCTCCAGCAGTAGTATTACGGGGCCCAAGGCAGATTGGTAAGACCACGCTCTTGCTCCAGATCATAGACTATCTACTTGATCATAATGTCTCTCCCCACCGGATCTTTCGCCTTCAGTTTGATGAGCTGCCAGAATTAGGAAGGCTGAAGGATGTCAGCGTCATTCTTGAATTATGCAGATGGTTTTCTGAAAACATACTAAAAAAATCGTTTAATCAGGCTGCTTGTGATGGAGAACAAGCCTTCATCTTTCTTGACGAGGTCCAAAACTTATCGGACTGGGCAATTCAAATAAAGCATCTCGTTGATATCAACCCAGTTCGAGTATTAGTTACCGGAAGCTCAGCCCTACGCATTGAGGCAGGAAGGGATAGCTTAGCCGGCCGTGTTACTACCCTGGAGATGGGACCATTATTCTTACGAGAGATAGGGGAGCTAAGGGGCTTTGGACAGAGTCAGCCTTTTTTACCCTTTAATGGATTATCCGTCCTCAAACAAAAAGACTTCTGGCAGGAGCTGCGCAGCTTTGGAGAGAAGGAATCTGAATTTCGTCAGAGGGCTTTCCTTGCCTTCTCCCAAAGGGGTGGCTATCCAGTGGCTCAGGCAAATGCAGATGTGTCCTGGGAACAGATAGCAGACCAGTTAAATGAAACTGTTGTTAAGCGTGTTATTCAACATGATCTGCGTATGGGACCAAAGGGCAAAAAGAGGGATGAACACTTACTCGAAGAGGTATTCCGTCTTGCTTGCCGATATATCGGACAATCGCCTAATCAGGCTTTTTATCTAAATGAAATCCGCTTAGCTATGAACGCCAATATTGGATGGCAGCGTATCTTTGCTTACCTGAGGTTTTTAGATGGGAGTCTGTTAATTCGTCTTATTGAGCCTCTGGAACTTAGACTTAAGCGAAAGCGTGGGGCATCAAAATTATGTCTGTGTGATCATGCCCTCAGGGCTGCCTGGCTGCAGGAGATTATACCACTTTCTCCAGAAGAGCTCGAAAAGCAGCCACACCTTTGCGATCTATCAGGCAGGATTGCTGAAAGCGTGGCTGGTTACTTCTTAAGCAATATTATTGGATTGGATATTGCTCATTTTCCACAGCGCAACGCAGAGCCAGAGATAGATTTTGTCCTGACTATTGGAGAACAAAGGATCCCTGTCGAGGTTAAGTTCCGCAGGCAGATTGATTATAGGGATACAATCGGGTTAAGGTCGTTTATAGAAAAGGCACATTATAATGCACCCTTTGGTCTATTGATTACATTAACCGATGCAGTGGCAAGTGATGATCCGAGAATTATCTCCGTTCCTCTTTCAACTATGCTTCTGCTAAGATGAGGATGTAATAAATGGGATGAAATGCCTGTTTATTTAGTGAGGTGATCTTTAATGAAGATAGGCCTTATGGCAGATTCTCACGAGCATATGGAGAAGATCAAGGAAGCCGTCAGGGTGTTTAATCAAGAGGAAGTAGAGATGGTCCTCCATGCCGGGGATATTATCTCTCCCATCACCTGCCGGTACTTCAAAGACCTTAACTCTAAACTGATTGCCGTCTTTGGCAACAACGACGGAGAGAAGGATTTCTTAAGGTCTCAATTTACGGCTATTGGGGCTGAAATCCATCAGCCGCCCCTTGAACTCACTATTGACGGCAAGAAGGTCTTAATCTATCATAGCCCGGATTTTCTCAATATCTTAGCCGAAAGCGGCCACTACGACCTTATCCTTTACGGACACACCCACAAGATTGACTTAAGGTCCGGTAAGACAATGGTGGTTAACCCCGGCGAATGCAGCGGTTGGCTGAGTGGACGAGCCACCATAGGCATCCTCGAAACTGAGGATATGTCGGTCAGGATAGTTGATCTCTAAGGATGGTATTCCCTTATGGACTTACGCCAAGATAAATCTTATCAAATCTTAATTCAGAAGCTAAAGCAGATGCGACGGCACCTGCATGGGATAACGATCCTTAACAGAATTACCCTCACCCTGGCCGTGCTTTTGGGCATCTTTCTAACCGGCCTTCTTCTGGATAAATTCTTGCCCCTGCCGGCAGGGCTTAGGGTGGTATGGTTGGGTTTAGCCCTCCTGGGGGCAGTGGTGTTCCTTACCGAACTAACCCTCAGACTTCTGATAGGACAAAATGACGAGACCATCGCCCTGCTTATTGAAAGACATTATCCGGAGGTCTCTGATCGGCTAATAAGCTCTATCCAGTTGGCTAAAGAAGGCTCAAGTCTCTATTCCCTTGAGCTAATTAGAGCTTTGCTCAAGGATACGGAAGAACGATTAGCCGGACTCAAGCTCTCTCAGGTAGTAAGCAAAAAGGGATTGGCTCGATCCTCTCTCACGGCTGGCGGACTGGCCTTAGGATTGATGGCCTACGGCCTCCTTTCACCCCTCTCTTTCTATGCCTCAGCCGAGCGGTTTCTCCATCCTTTTAAAATCGTATCTTCTTCTCAAATCCAGGAGAGAAAGGCGGCGGTGTCTTCTCCGGAAAAAGAAGCGCTTACCCCTCCGGTCATTACCCGACTTCAATTGAGATACGAGTATCCTGCCTATACCCAGTTGCCGCCCCTAAACGGAAAAGAAGGTGAAGGGCATATAGAGACACTTGTGGGAACTAAAGTGACCTTCCGGGCTGAGGCCGACCATACCCTTAAAGAGGCTTACCTGGCCCTTTCCTGGGGGGATACTCGTCCCCTTTTTGTGAAGGGGAATAGAATAACCGGACAAATGATAATTACTCGGAATGGAGAATACACCCTTCAGGTAATCGATACCCGGCAACAGGCTGATCTTGATCCGGTTAAATATCAGATCACCGCTTTACAGGATAATCCTCCGCAGGTTAAGATCCTCGAACCGGCAGAGAATATCTCCCTCCCGGTAGAGATGGTTGTCCCCTTGAGGATCGAGGCTGAGGATGACTATGGCCTAACCCATCTTAATTTGAGGTATAAAATAAACCGCTATTATCGAGTAAAGGAAGAATGGGAAGAGGAGATTTCTCTGGCTGCCTACAAGCCTCCCCGCCGGCACCCTATTCAACCTTATACCTGGGATCTAAATAATCTTGGGCTTCTGCCGGAGGATGTGATCATTTACTATGCGGTGGCTATGGATAGTAAGGGGAATAAGGCCCTCTCACCCAGATACGCTATCCGGTTTCCCTCTATGGCTGAAATCTATAAAGAGATTGCCGACCGACAGAAGAAGGAACAAGCTACCCTGGCCGATATCCTCGAAGAACAAAAGCAGATAAAGGAAGCTACCGAAAAGTTGCTTGAGGAGATAAGGAGGGAGAGGGAGCTTTCCGTCCAGGACAAGGAAAACCTAAAGGAGCTTTCTAAAGAGGAAGAAAAGATCGTCCAGAAGGCGGAGTCTGTGCTGGAACAGATGACCGAGACATTAGACCAAATGGAGGAGAACCAGCTTGTCTCCCCTGAGGTTATGGAAAAGATCCAGGAGATCCAGGACCTGATCAAGAAGGTGGTTAGCGAAGAAATGAAGGAGGCCATGAAGAGGCTTTCTGAGGCGGTAGAGGGGATAGAATTAACTGAGCAGGAAGAAAAACTTATGCAGGCCACCTTCAATCAGGAAGAATTTATCCAGCGACTGGATCGAACCTTGTCTTTGCTAAAACGAATGGCCCTGGAACAATCTATGGAAACGGCCATCAAAGAAGCAGATGAAATCTTAAAAAGACAGGAGGAGATCACAGAGCAGACCCTTGAGGGGGACAAGAAAGAATTGTCCGACTTAGCCAAGGTCCAGGAGGCCTTAGCCAGGCGGACCGAGGAGCTTCTTAAGGAAATAGAGCAGATGGCTAAAGAGGCCGATGAAATGGAACCTACCGCCTCTGAAGCCCTTAAACAGGCGGCGAAGGAAGCCGGCGAGATACCCCAAAAGATGCAGCAGACCGCCCGGGACCTTTCGGCTGGCCAGCGGGAAGATGCCCGGGTAAAAGAACAAGACCTGATGCAGAAATTATCTCAACTTTCGGCGGGCCTATCCCAGGCCAAACAGGGCATGCGTTCTTGTCAATTGGCCCAACTCAAGCAGGAGATAGATAAGGCCCTGGGAGAGGTGCTTAATCTTTCCGGAAGGCAGGAAGAAGTCCTCTCCTCTCTTTCCTCCCGTCCTTCATCCCTGAAGTCACTGGCTGCCGAAGAGCTTCTCCTGAAACAGGGAGTGGAACAGATCCGGGGGCGGATGGAGAAGCTGGCTAAAAAGAGCCTTATGATTCCGGGTCAGGTTCTTGAGGGGCTTGGTCAGGCCTCCCAGAACCTCAGCCAGACGGCTGATCATCTGGAAGAAGGCAAGTCTGGCTCTGGTCAGGCCAAGGAGGCCATGTATCGCTTGAACCAGGTAGCCGTTAATCTTATGAAGACCAGCCAGAAATGCTCCCAATGTCAGGGGTCGTGCGATAGGGGTGGAGGTATGGAACAGTTATCCAGTCTGGGCAAACGGCAGCAGGGAATAAATAAAGGCACTGATGATCTTTTAAAACTTTTTCCTGATCTGACCAGACCCCAGGGCAAGGCAATGGCTAAACAACTGGCCTACGAACAATCCATGGTCAGGCAAGGCCTGGAGAGACTTTTAGAAGGCCGCGCCGAACTATCCAAACTACTGGGGAGACTGGATGAACTGGGTAAGGAGATGGAAAATATAGAAGAGGATTTAGGCTCCGGAT of the bacterium genome contains:
- a CDS encoding metallophosphoesterase translates to MKIGLMADSHEHMEKIKEAVRVFNQEEVEMVLHAGDIISPITCRYFKDLNSKLIAVFGNNDGEKDFLRSQFTAIGAEIHQPPLELTIDGKKVLIYHSPDFLNILAESGHYDLILYGHTHKIDLRSGKTMVVNPGECSGWLSGRATIGILETEDMSVRIVDL
- a CDS encoding DUF4175 family protein → MDLRQDKSYQILIQKLKQMRRHLHGITILNRITLTLAVLLGIFLTGLLLDKFLPLPAGLRVVWLGLALLGAVVFLTELTLRLLIGQNDETIALLIERHYPEVSDRLISSIQLAKEGSSLYSLELIRALLKDTEERLAGLKLSQVVSKKGLARSSLTAGGLALGLMAYGLLSPLSFYASAERFLHPFKIVSSSQIQERKAAVSSPEKEALTPPVITRLQLRYEYPAYTQLPPLNGKEGEGHIETLVGTKVTFRAEADHTLKEAYLALSWGDTRPLFVKGNRITGQMIITRNGEYTLQVIDTRQQADLDPVKYQITALQDNPPQVKILEPAENISLPVEMVVPLRIEAEDDYGLTHLNLRYKINRYYRVKEEWEEEISLAAYKPPRRHPIQPYTWDLNNLGLLPEDVIIYYAVAMDSKGNKALSPRYAIRFPSMAEIYKEIADRQKKEQATLADILEEQKQIKEATEKLLEEIRRERELSVQDKENLKELSKEEEKIVQKAESVLEQMTETLDQMEENQLVSPEVMEKIQEIQDLIKKVVSEEMKEAMKRLSEAVEGIELTEQEEKLMQATFNQEEFIQRLDRTLSLLKRMALEQSMETAIKEADEILKRQEEITEQTLEGDKKELSDLAKVQEALARRTEELLKEIEQMAKEADEMEPTASEALKQAAKEAGEIPQKMQQTARDLSAGQREDARVKEQDLMQKLSQLSAGLSQAKQGMRSCQLAQLKQEIDKALGEVLNLSGRQEEVLSSLSSRPSSLKSLAAEELLLKQGVEQIRGRMEKLAKKSLMIPGQVLEGLGQASQNLSQTADHLEEGKSGSGQAKEAMYRLNQVAVNLMKTSQKCSQCQGSCDRGGGMEQLSSLGKRQQGINKGTDDLLKLFPDLTRPQGKAMAKQLAYEQSMVRQGLERLLEGRAELSKLLGRLDELGKEMENIEEDLGSGSIKPETKKRQQQVLKRLLDATKSIHQKELSEKEREAERPKEYIRRGTPGALPDELTRRPQLPREKLPSPDVSGITIPGYEELIKQYFRFLSEVGSSSH
- a CDS encoding AAA family ATPase; translated protein: MSTKQLSLWSLLLPGLEKVLYDNNPWWRGEKIFGLPGMKRWAFQPALERIEKGIQNRKAPAVVLRGPRQIGKTTLLLQIIDYLLDHNVSPHRIFRLQFDELPELGRLKDVSVILELCRWFSENILKKSFNQAACDGEQAFIFLDEVQNLSDWAIQIKHLVDINPVRVLVTGSSALRIEAGRDSLAGRVTTLEMGPLFLREIGELRGFGQSQPFLPFNGLSVLKQKDFWQELRSFGEKESEFRQRAFLAFSQRGGYPVAQANADVSWEQIADQLNETVVKRVIQHDLRMGPKGKKRDEHLLEEVFRLACRYIGQSPNQAFYLNEIRLAMNANIGWQRIFAYLRFLDGSLLIRLIEPLELRLKRKRGASKLCLCDHALRAAWLQEIIPLSPEELEKQPHLCDLSGRIAESVAGYFLSNIIGLDIAHFPQRNAEPEIDFVLTIGEQRIPVEVKFRRQIDYRDTIGLRSFIEKAHYNAPFGLLITLTDAVASDDPRIISVPLSTMLLLR